TTTACATTGTTAGCATACTGAATGAGTGTGGTTTCTTCAACCGCCATGTTGCACCACATCTATCAGGTTTGATGGTTGATTTGATACGTGGTACATTCAACAGCAGATCAGAGGCAATGATTCGGTACACAGTGACGATCCTGAAGTCAACATTACTCTGTATGCCAAGCAAGTTTTTGGAGATTTCACCCATTATCAGCCTTCTTACCACAATACTTAGCACTGCGAAGAATAATGGAATCGACTTAGAGGAAGATCTAATTGAAGAAATTGAAACTCTCGAGACAGATATGAAGCAAGAAGTCGAAAACATTCGCACTGGGCAATTGAAGATGAAAGAATATACACATCAAAGGCATCTCAAAGAAAGAGATGAACCTCCGAATGACTTTAGGTGTCTATCAGTATTTCCTGGCTTTGCAGATATTATGACTAATTTAGAGCCTTACTTGCGGCCAAACATTCCTAAAGGTGCGTTCAGAGATGCAGACCACTACCTAGATGTTCAATTTAGACTTCTTCGGGAAGATTTTATATCACCTATGCGTGAAGGCATAACAAAGTACCTAACAGAACAAAATTTACCGAAGGGAGAACGTACAAGACTAAGTGATGTTAGAATATATGAAGATGTGCGTATTTTGAGTCCTACATGTAATGGTGTAGATGGCATATGTCATGTCATAGATTTCCAGAGTGCCAACCTGAAACGTGTTCGATGGGCCACCAGTAAGCGTTTACTTTATGGATctcttgtttgtttgtccaaAGACAAGTTCAAAACACTCCTGTTTGCAACAGTGGCAGGACGGGAAGTAAGTCAGCTAGAAAATGGCAAAACCAAGTTGAAGTTTCAGAATATCGAAGAATCCCTGGATGAACCACCGGATCAAACCTTTACAATGATTGAATCAACAGCTTTCTTTGAAGCTTACAGATACGTTCTTGAAGGTCTGCAAGAACTGGATGATTATTCACTACCATTTAGGAGGCACATTGTTGAATGTCAAACAGATGTTGATATACCCATATACCTAAAAAGAGTGGATAGGCCCATTTATGACATCCGATGTCTTCACAGTAGTAGATATGCTCGTCAAGGGGCAACTCAGTCCAATGATGATAGCATTACAAATACCACTGGACAACACACATGTCAAGAGGCAAATGTTGAATCTAATGGTTCAATGCAAATACCAGTTCTTGAAAGATCTAGTTGGCCAACAGCAAGTTCGTTGAATTTAGATGATTCTCAGCTGAAGGCTTTACAATCTGCTCTCACCCGCGAAGTGACAGTTATACAAGGACCACCAGGTACAGGAAAGACACATATTGGGCTGAAGATAGTAGAAATTCTCCTAAGTAATGCTGGCATATGGCAGTCAGGTGATGACATAGGAAGAGAGGGCTTCCCCATTCTCATAGTATGTTACACAAACCATGCTCTTGATCAGTTTTTGGAAGGAATTTATCGTTTCCTTGATAAAGGCATAGTTCGAGTAGGAAGCAGAAGTAAGAGTCAAACACTGGAGAAATTTCAGATATCAAACCAAAGGTGTAGGTTTTATGGACATGGTCTATACCATGAATTGAAATCGACAGAGAGAATGGTTGAAACATATAGAGATGGAATGAAAGGTGAAATTAATGTTGCTCTTGATGACGAAGAATTGTTATCTGTTATACCTGGTTACCAGAAGGAATTTCTTCAAGGAAGCGATGGTAAAAGCATGATAGCACTTTGGTTGTCGGAGAAAATTGTTTCAACACAAGATGAAGACATTGGAGTCTTTCTTCCATTGACCGTAAAAGAAGGAAGCCAACAAAAGCCAAGTCAACAAGACTCACATGACAGGCAAGATAGAACAACTGAGAATGGCTCATTAAAGAACACTGGTGATGGAAAACAGCAAACAATCGATATTGAGGGTCAAGGTGATTTTCTCAATGAATTGAGAACTATTGAAGGTGAAAGCAGTAAAGCTATACCTATCAAGGAGGAGATCCAACCACCAGGCACAAGTGTTAAAGACCAAGGACAATCCTTATCACGAATTCTCGAAACCTTGAAGGGTCTTGTGTTTGAGAAATCAAGTGATGGATTTCAGGAAGACAAGCGAAATAAAAAGAAGGTGActaagaaattaaaacaaaggcTCACCCAACTAATGGAATGCACACAGCCAATGACCCAGGAGGAAGGCCTCGATGTCACTGATGTTTGGTCTCTGAAATTAGTTGATCGATGGAGGCTGTATAAATATTGGTTAGAATTATTCAAAACACATGCAGAAAGAAAACTAAGGGATTATATTGAAGAGTTTGAAAGACTCTCTCTCCAGTTAAAGGAAATCAATGAAGAAGAGGACCGAAGAATAATGACAGATGCAAAGATTATTGGGATGACCACAACTGGTGCAGCCAAATATCGGTCCATCCTTAAACAAGTAAATCCTAAGATTGTTATAATTGAAGAGGCTGCCGAAGTTCTTGAATCTCACATAATAACTACTCTCACTAAAGATTGTGAACATCTAATCCTCATTGGTGACCATCAACAGCTAAGGCCCAATCCATCGGTGTATGACCTCGCCAGGTCATACAATCTGGATATTTCACTATTTGAGAGGATGATTAAGAATGGTATACAGTATGACAAACTGTCTCTGCAGCATCGCATGCGACCCGAAATAGCAGAATTGATGAAGCACATCTATACCAGCCTACAAAATCATGACTCTGTGAAGCATTATGAAGAGATCAATGGTATCGGTAAGAATTTTTTCTTCATTGAACATGAAGAGGAAGAGGAGCTTATGGAAGAAATCCAGAGTCGTTCAAACACCCATGAAGCAACATACCTCGTGTCTCTGTGCAAATACTTGTTACAACAAGGATATCAACCTGCTCAGATTACTATTTTGACTATGTATACAGCTCAGCTGATTGAAATCAAACATATGATGCCTAAGGACATCTTCAGTGGTGTGCGTGTTTGTCCAGTTGATAATTTCCAAGGAgaagaaaatgacatcattctCCTGTCACTAGTAAGAAGTAACCCTGAGGGCAGCATAGGATTTCTAGGCATCGCCAACAGAGTTTGTGTAGCACTGAGCAGAGCAAGAATGGGTTTCTATTGCATCGGAAATTTCAGACTACTTTTGGAGAAGAACAAACTCTGGAAGAAAATAATAACAGACCTTCGTCCTCGTGGCAACATTGGCAAGGCTTTGCAGTTATATTGTAGAAAACAcccaaatgtaataataaactGTTCTTGCAAGGATGATTTTGATGCCTCACCTGATGGAGGATGTAAGGAACCATGTGACTACCGACTTGATTGCGGACATGTGTGTAAGAGATACTGTCATCCATATGACCTTGATCATAACGAATACAACTGTGAGGCTCCTTGCCAAATTCTCTGCAAAGAAGGACACCCATGTCCTCTCCTATGCCATGAAGGATGCACAGATTGTCAAGTTTTTACTGATAAGGTCATTCCAAGCTGTGGGCATACCCAAAAGATGTTGTGTTACCAAGAtgtgactttgttccattgcaaaGAACCCTGtccaaaaatatcaaaatgtggGCACATGTGTACAAAGTTATGTTGGCAAGCCTGTCCAATATTCTGTGAGAAGCAGGTTGAAAAGTCTATACCAGGTTGTGGCCATACCCAAGTGATGAAATGTTCAGAAGACCCACAAGTCTATATCTGTGGAGAACCATGTGAAAAGCATCTCTCATGCAGTCACCTTTGCCAAAATAAATGCGGAGAAAAATGTTCAGAAAAATGCCATATTCCTGTGGTACATGAGGACTGGCTATGTGGTCATAAGGTTAATGGTCCTTGTTTTCTCACTGCAAGAGACTGTCCAATACCATGCAATAGTAATCTTGATTGTGGCCATACATGTAAAGGCCGCTGTGGGGAGTGTAAAAATGGTCAGGAACATGTACAGTGTGATCTGTCGTGCAACAAATCTCTTCAATGTGGTCATCAATGTACCAAAAAATGCCATGAAGATTGTATAATGGCTTGTATGGAAGTTGTTGTTCGCAAAGTTGAGGATTGTGGGCATAATGTGATGATGAGATGCTGCGAGAAGATGGTATCATGTCCCATGTACTGTGGTGCCATGCTTAGATGTGGTCATAAGTGCAGTGGCAGATGTGGTCTATGCAAGGCTGTGGGCAGTCACAATTTCTGCACTCAGAAATGTGGAAGAAAACTCATCTGTGGCCATACATGTTTCAAGCCGTGTTTTCAGTCGTGTGGTCCTTGTGAATTGCCCCACAATCAATTCTGTGCACATAGGACCCGTGGAAGAGATTGCAATTCACCATGTCTTTGGAAGTGTGTCCATCATCGATGTTATAGAAAATGTCATGAACCCTGTGATCGACCACGATGCAATCATCCATGTACATTAGAGTTGCGGTGTGGATATGGTCACAGATGCATTGGGCTGTGTGGAGACATCTGCCCAAACCTTTGCAGACAGTGTAACAGGTCCCAATTGGAGGCTTCAGCAGCTTTCTTTGGAAGGAGATACACCAAGAAGAGCCGATTTGTTCAGCTGAATTGTggacatgtatatgaaatgaaagaCTTAGATCGCCTAATGGTTGGAATAACAGCAAAATCCGCTGCCAGTAGTACAGTGATCGGAATGAAAAGTTGCCCAAAGTGCAGTAAAACTATCTTGAACTGTAGCCGTTACAGTCAGGTCATAAAGCAGAGTTTCAAGGATATCAAACGGACAATGATCAAACTCGAGCAAGAAAGTGATGAGTTTTATCTTGATGGAGCGAAAGACCAGATTCGACACATGGTAAATGCAGTCATCTTTCCACAGCATCGAAGTCTATTCAATGATAACATTGAAAATGCTAAGGATCTTCAAAGCATCATTGATATCGAGTACAACGTAATGGTCTACAGAGAATTGGCCCTAGCTAGATGTAATCTGCAAAATGTCTTGCTGGCTTTTGAGAATCATGCATCGGATCATTCGCACGTAGTTGGTATCATTCCGAAATCATTTGAAGATGATACgaaacaaattataaatgatATTGATGTATGGATGAACAAGGCAGGAGGGCTGACAACTGGACTAATGAAAGATTTGTACAAAAGTGCTTTCCAGTTTGCTTCTTTCCGACTTTTTGAACGACTTGTCTTGAAACCTACAACTGACATTTACAAGCACTGTATCAATAGTACCATACAGAATCTACAGTTAAACCTGAGACGACTAAAAGCTGAGAACAATCAGATTCTGTCAACCCTGATCATTCCGTCAACTCCGGAAGCTGTTTCCCGCAACAAGTACAGAAGTTGGGTTGTTGGAGATTGGCTGAAGTGTCCTAATGATCATATTTTCTATAATCCCCAAATGATGACTTTGGAAAAGGAAGGTGAGAACAGAGATGGTCTCTCCATGCCACATTGTAAGGAATGTCTTGGAGCAGGACAAAGTGGAGATTGATACATTAAGGTATGTTTAGGCCTTATGTGTTATTTTGTAGGAATCATACTTTTACCTAATTACCATTTTTAAATATTGCACTTGTTCAGTGATCATTTACCTCTATATGTCTCACTAACCCttttgacatttaatacacagtCTTCAACTCTCAAAACTGTTATCTCCTTTCAGTTAATGATTTAAGTGTGCACTTGAAATATATCCTCAGCACGAAGACATACGTCCCAGGTATAATGTATGACATAGCAATTCTCTACTACACATGGACAGCAAAATTCTTCTAAGGCTGTGGTCGTTAAAGCAGAAAGACCAACAGAGAGACCCCAATGATTGCATTGCTCGAAAAGGCATGCAGTGGTAATCATATCTTAACTATATTAGGCTTCCTTCCCTGTTTTGCCATGGTTTCGTCCATGGCGATCATAGTAAACCATAGTAAATCATATTCACCCATTGATGTACCCTCACTCTGTCATTACTTCCAGGGGTAATCTGCCTGTGTCCAGTTCAAGTTTACCTGACTAGTATAGTTCCTCCACTGGATCGGAAGTGATCTTTGCGCACCGCAGTTTGAAGAAATATGTATATGAAGACATGAAGACATGCTTTCACTAATACTTCAGTAGAAGGTTTATTTGCCAGAGACGATACGAAGCATAATCCATTCGAGATTGTCTAACTTATATATGTCAGCTGCATCCACTATACAGgacattatattataccagtatattgatggcgcaaatcgagagatctgattggtctagacatcgaactagcacgtctaaGATGAGTGATAATGCAcggtttcaaaataaaaataactttctCCGATTTCTCTTTgttattactggcgctggtataatcattcagccggaaaatactcgtgacctaatggttgtcactactcTTATATCGACTCGTAGTTACAAATGCCACctaggtcattcatatttgcCATGGctaaaacgaaaaaaaaatatttgggaataacatctaattactTCGAAGACAGAGATTACCACATCGACTGTCGAAATATTTCATAGTTGTGATTTGAAGTTTGAAAGTTGTATAGCTATTGAGTATGACGAAAATACCACCAAATTCTACATCAAAGTTGAATTGTATTCTGGTTAATCTTCCATAAATACTGCTCTTATCAGAAGCTATCACAGGTTggaaattgtttgttttcttattttcataAGAGGGACAATATGttcttgtttcttttttaaAGCAACAATATTGCCATATTATATCAATCTTATAAAGGAGTAATCTTGAGTCAACGAAGTGAAAGCGCTCGAAGGAAGGTCAATATCTCTCATTCAAAACATTGAATGAATTGTACGTttgcatttttttaataatacacGGATTGTTTTATTATCATCCAAGTCAAGCACTTATTTTAGATCACCCATTCGTATGCAGTAATAATAATTATCTAAATAATATGACAGCTTACCTATGTACCATGCATAATAATACCTAGAACTAACAATCAAATATATACCCATACTTATTtcaaggagggggggggggccgcaactttttattattttacttCTCGAAGTTTATCGAGTCATGTAACCTTCATTCCGTCATTCCTTCGATCTACATATTTGTACTAGGGCAAGACTGTGAACCGTTTGGATTAATTCAAAACTCAATTTTATGTATTTTCCCAAACtcttgttcattttttttctttatcatAGACACAAATTGCAAGTCGTATGTAAATATTCATAAGTGTTACCCTAGTGACATGTTGGATTGATCTCGTAAAATCACACGATGacgtgtcccccccccccagagaAACTAGACATTTTTCTTATAGTTTGAcaataaatgtaatgtacaacaTACTGCTCACAACGTCTTTGACCAGACTTGTTACTAAGAAATATTAGGAAATGTTATCATTAATATTGTTAGGCGTTATATGTCAGTTTATGAAACATCTATACATTGAGAACATGCAATCAATTCCACACATATTTATTCTAGAgactatccatggctttgaatcctTCTCCAAATCTAGAGAAATCAGAAGTCATGAACAGAACGTTGTGCATCAAACGAGTAAACCTCCAAATGTTAGAATGACATGAACAGTCCATTAAGTAGTGTCCTGAgatgacaaatgtaccatgcTGGGACGTTATTTTATTGTTCAcgataaacactaacttattattGAGCAGAATTCTGTGCATGTGATTGATTAACAGAAGCATGTTGTTAATTGCATTGTGATtggttttatttgaattttcatCTCAGCTTCACGTTCCTCTAAACGTGGAAAATGATTCGAAATCACGGATATCTCCTAGACAAACATATATTCAAAGTAGAAGGCCGATTTTAAGAGTGAACTAATGTCCCATTTTATAGCATTTTTACTTTTGTACTTTTCATTATGGTTACTCGCAAAAAATACACAGGACATTTTCTTGCATGAAAATGATTTTGTATTGAGGTTGTGTTTTAATTGAAAATACCATGTTGAAAGATTTTCTGTGTTACACTTAAGAAATTTAACATACTGGATAGTATAGTGAACATTAAAGTAATAGTCGTTTTGGATATTATATTGCCATCATTTTGAATGATAACTATTAATGTAGAGTTAATAATGTTAGCAGAACCGGAGTGGACAATTCATGACGCATTTCGAATTGGATTTTGTATTCTAGTAGCACCAACAATAATTTTGATCActgtattttgtgttgtatattaCACGAGACAATGAATGTCTCTTTTCACCAACACCTTTCAATTAGATTTATGTGAAAAGATCAGTTTTACATCTGAGGAAAGATAAAGGCCACAGTGacactttatttctgtaaatcAAGAGCTTTACTTTACTCTCGAAAGCTATATGATATGCACACATTTGAATGATCAGCTCGAATAATACATATGATGGTGTTCTACATTTACTTCAGCGGTTACAACATTGATAATTGAAGATTTTAAAATTGTAgttaaattgaatttttttagaGCGAATAATACATGTGATGGTGAGATTTGTTAACTTTCTTCTTTCTTGACGTTTCTGTGTGATTGTTTTCTTCAATAATGAATTATTGTAAAGTTGCAAAAAAACGTGTTTAATGCAAACCCATTTTTGCAGTGTTTAATACAAAATactaatttctttcaaattgtcCTTTTGCTTTTCATTATTGAGTCAGTAAGTCAAATATCAACCAAGTCCTCAACAAATCAAAGAACAAGTCATTTGATcccatgttgttgttgtttttgttgatgttgttgttgttgttgttgttgttgttgttgttgttgtcgggAAGAAATTGTTATTCGGTTGCATGGCCATCTAGTATTTCCTACTTGATTGAGTATTAAATGTAATTGCCATGTTCTGTTTTATTGCTTTAATACAACAGGAGATTTGACcattatttataatattaaaatataatgttatcaAGTCAACAATCTTAATCCTGCAGCTTTTACtggtaaaaataattatatcattattgaACTCTTTTTTCTCTGATTGCACATATCAACGTTTGCACACATGGAAATGTCTGAAAAAGGGCGGATTGGATATTTTGGAACACTTGGTGAGTAAGCACTCCACCAAACGTAAGACAATACATACAAGTTAACTCGGATATTAGGGTCGGGTGTGTCAAAGGAATTTAGGGTCCTCCAAAACACACAAGGGGGTCAATGGAAAATAAGGAAAGGAAGGGACAGCCATGCAAAAATATATTGactaaatttgttgtttctgttactgtacaaTAGCTTCTCTACGAGAGATTAATATATTGGCAAGTATATTGGTAAATGTGACAGTTCTGGAGGAGGGGGATTACTCAAATCTTGTGAGCGGTAGAGGTCTTATTCCTCCAACCTCCTAGGCCACAAATAATGACGACTACCTCATGTAGCGTTAACCACGCCACGTGATCTATTGTATCATACACAAGAAATGGATTAATGGaatgatgattattattttcAGAAACATGCCAAATACGCATTTGGACATTAAAATCCTCcaataatgtgtacatttgtatctaaAAAAAGAAACGTCTTTTCCATGATTGTAATGATGTTCGCCATGCTCTGTAAACAGCAAAGTGTGTTAATATGTACAAGTGCTGTgggaaataaaagaaaaagttATGTTGGGTTTTCACGAAACAATAACTCCTGGCAAATCAGAACAGAATAGACTGAAACATGTGCTTTGCACAATTCACGGTCTAAGAATATGTGAAAATCAAGAACAAATTGTAAGTTAATCAATCCAATAACTACGAATGTACATAAAGATGGATTGTCATGACTACATGATTATCATTCCAAACTACAGGCACTTATGACATTTTTGAATTGCTACAGACACCCTCGCCTTCCTTTTTATAGCGTTATCGTCAGCGCCAACAGCACCGCCTGATTGAAGGGGTGAGGACGGGATCTAGGAATTGGTTGTACATGCCCGTCCATACGtacgtgcatgcgtgtgtgcgtgcacaAATGCGAACCTTAGTCGGTATTCAACTCCTTTCTCAGTTGTTCACTAATCGATTGCCTTCAATCCTTGTACGAGGCAGAGATTAGTATATTTAATTGGCATAAACTAATAACTTTGCCTCGCTTTTCAAGCACAGCCAAGTGCCGATGTTCTTTTGTCATCTTTCGAAACGTTTCAACTAAGTGATGATGATATGGCGTAAGCAAATGCTATACTCAGTAGCTTTAACAGTAAATCTAGAAGCAGACGTTGAAATATTTATTCTTTTATGGATTTTACCCTTTTGAGTTTACGAAATTCTCGAAATATTTTCTTGGAAAAAAAACGATCATACTAAATTTTTGTCTTGGAATACCACAAGTTCGTATCAAAACTgtcaataatgaaataaaaaagaaaacaaaaaatgttgatatACCCATTGTCAGATTaatatgattttgaaatgaaaaagcAGCCTTGCCTCCTTGAGCATGCACTTTTAATGAGATTAGAATATCAAGTTATGTCAGACTAGCCGCATGGTTTCATATTAAGACCATAAACATAGTAGAGATTAAGCTCTTACTGTGATAGTGTTCATTTGTTGGGTCTATGTGGTCAACGTAtggctgcatatttaaaaatgtttaaacaTGTACGATCGTAAAAGTTTGCCATGGGTCTATTGTAGCAGTGTACATGCTCTAACTGCTCATTTCAAGACTACAATCATGTAAGTACTGAGCAGACACCTCGGAAGCAATGGTTGTGTGTTATCAGCATTGCGTTTATCCGATCATACAACCTTGTGGTCAGTCTCCCATAACTTGATACCCCATCTATTAGCAAAGTGTTTGCTGATGGTGATGAACGTCTAAACTGAAACTTATTGTAAATATCGAATTCCTATGAAAATACGACTGTTAACGATACAGTTAATCAATAACCGTTACTGTAACATCTGTAAGCAACGTCATCTTCAAGAAAACCTTATGCTTTAGGTGTATTTCCAACCGTCAAGGTGTTTGTCCACTTAATCTGACTATTACATTACTCGTCTGGTTTTCTTTACAACGAAGATGAATCACCGTCTTCTAGTTTGATCTTCATTTCTTGAATGCTGCTTTGGCTAGCTGGTATAAAAACTCTATACCCTCACATATTGTTATCATAGATAGACCAACATACAATCCTAAGGTACCACCAATATCACTCACCAATTTCAATATCTACAATTAAAaacatattcaagaaaacaaTCTATATGCGTATGCGGAGCAATGTCTTCAAAGGTTGTTACTTTATCAACATAATTTCTATACAGCTAAGGGTACAGACATAAGTtcgttttcaaatattttgttaggtaataattttatttgaacAGCAATTCAAGTACTACCGGCATAGTATTATAATTACCTTGTTATCTATTACTCTGAACCAGCTCCTGCTTCAAGAAGATGTaacaatatgtatattattagaGAGAAAATTCAAGAACAATCCTAACCTCATAAGCGGGATATTCTTCGATCTTTCCATAATTGATTTCTTCATAGAAAACCTCCAGGCTAAGTAGATTCTCACTGAAAGTAATTTGGGACGTTAGGTGCATGTGTTTTCTAGATATTTTtcatggggaggggggggggtgtacttTCTCTAACTTCGAACTACTTTTGACCGACATCTTAATAGGTAAAGTCGTTTAAACTTTCCGTCAATTATTAGTTTTGTTTACTATTCGTGTGAATGCATTTGAAAACATGTTTCAACTCCATGTTAATAATAAAAGCAATAAAAGCGATAGGTTTTAAAATAGCAGGACGATATAGAACATGAATATTTGGTTGACATGTATCagaataatatacaatatatagacAATCGTTATGTATCTTTCATGTGTTTATAATGTAATACATACCTTATAGTTACTTTGTCATTGATGTCTATCGTTTTTGGATTTATAGCTCTGATAGCCCTCAGTAGCTTGGTCTGTGAAGAATTAGATATTTGTAATCAGATGACTTGTGGAATGCACTACAAAGAAACTGTGGAATGTAGAATGTATCCTGCACTCAaaatcattgtcatccatttCTGCCACGTTTCCTTTACCTTCGCCTGACACAAACTCTGTAAGTACAAatgggtggagggggggggtcgAAGCTCTAAATACAGTGGGCATTTTAACTTGTCTGACAGCCTTTGACAGTGACGTATGACCATTATTGAAATCGTTGACAAACACATGGGGATTACTTAAAAACTGTCAAGTCGATTCACTGTGGTAATTACTAAGTAACCTTAAGTAACACTCACCATGTATCTGTCTGATGGCCATAGTGCTGTAGATAATCTTTCTGTGTATTGCGTGTCTCTATGAAGcaaatgaatatgaaaaatgagagtaatagaaaaaaagaaatttgtgaTAATACAAccaaatattttgcataatcaTTATCATTGGatttaaatcatttttaaatAGTATACAAgagtaataattatatatacaattaaaAAGTCATGTTCGACTTGGGTAAAACGGCAACACGTACCTATATACAGGTTCAGAAATACGTAGGTCAAATCGGCATTTGTTTACAAGGTCTTTATGTTTCTCCCAAAATATAGCatttaaatttatcaacaaaattaaatttttgtttgTGAACTGTTACTATCTAATGATATCCTTTCgtatattcaatttattttactaATTTGTAATTAAGGGGTCAGatgcaatttacatatttgCACCATATTGGTaaatttcatttaatatgaCAGTGATCTGAGTCATAAACTAACTTACGTGCAAGGTTGTGGGCAATTGCAGGGTAGTAAGTCTTCCCGGTGTAAATAGTACACAAGCTGTTTGCACATATCTGTAgaataaaagtttaaaaaaaattcaaaactcATGATATGAGAATCCTTACTCAGTTGCTGGTAATGCTCTCAGACAATCCAAAACgataacaatgtaacaatggtAATCATTATGGTCATATTCGAATCATGACAAAAAGGGTTAATTTTTTTGCGAGATTGAGTAAACGTGGCCAGGGCTTCAAAAAGGCACATACTGTTCTCCTTATGTTCTCCTTCCAAAAGTTATGTTGGATTACTGAATAATGTACTTCACTTAATTTATTTACCATACCTTCAGTTTTGTTTAACAGTCGACAGCGTGGACTATCCATTTCAAAGGTATCCACACAGCCACAGTATTCAAGCATATGACGCTGGACACAGGCTGTTTGACACCCCTTTGAATTAAAAGTACATGTGTTTAATGTACTGAAacgatttaattaaaaaatggGAGAAAAAGAAACAATAACCATCTCGTGACACAAGGTGTCGACTTTTATCCTTAACCTTCGCAATGTGTTTTACTTGGTTATTGACTGGACAAAACGATATGTAT
This portion of the Glandiceps talaboti chromosome 7, keGlaTala1.1, whole genome shotgun sequence genome encodes:
- the LOC144437457 gene encoding acid-sensing ion channel 1A-like, with the protein product MLEYCGCVDTFEMDSPRCRLLNKTEDMCKQLVYYLHREDLLPCNCPQPCTDTQYTERLSTALWPSDRYMTKLLRAIRAINPKTIDINDKVTISENLLSLEVFYEEINYGKIEEYPAYEILKLVSDIGGTLGLYVGLSMITICEGIEFLYQLAKAAFKK
- the LOC144437837 gene encoding NFX1-type zinc finger-containing protein 1-like, giving the protein MSDADDDEIEPVICKDGEAESGTNPFKMMGGTGPLGRPDFGKEYHQKTRTSFGKQGPAQCEKASRSDQPSRHGRGGGARSKRPYRDQYFKKNQQGKENGDKIDGHTKESDTSSGEAKPRSRRSLHYQALDSLYEKDSKDVVLYLCKESTEFRKILNDEKMTKDYFQLLFRVLARATTCSTVPQNVIYIVSILNECGFFNRHVAPHLSGLMVDLIRGTFNSRSEAMIRYTVTILKSTLLCMPSKFLEISPIISLLTTILSTAKNNGIDLEEDLIEEIETLETDMKQEVENIRTGQLKMKEYTHQRHLKERDEPPNDFRCLSVFPGFADIMTNLEPYLRPNIPKGAFRDADHYLDVQFRLLREDFISPMREGITKYLTEQNLPKGERTRLSDVRIYEDVRILSPTCNGVDGICHVIDFQSANLKRVRWATSKRLLYGSLVCLSKDKFKTLLFATVAGREVSQLENGKTKLKFQNIEESLDEPPDQTFTMIESTAFFEAYRYVLEGLQELDDYSLPFRRHIVECQTDVDIPIYLKRVDRPIYDIRCLHSSRYARQGATQSNDDSITNTTGQHTCQEANVESNGSMQIPVLERSSWPTASSLNLDDSQLKALQSALTREVTVIQGPPGTGKTHIGLKIVEILLSNAGIWQSGDDIGREGFPILIVCYTNHALDQFLEGIYRFLDKGIVRVGSRSKSQTLEKFQISNQRCRFYGHGLYHELKSTERMVETYRDGMKGEINVALDDEELLSVIPGYQKEFLQGSDGKSMIALWLSEKIVSTQDEDIGVFLPLTVKEGSQQKPSQQDSHDRQDRTTENGSLKNTGDGKQQTIDIEGQGDFLNELRTIEGESSKAIPIKEEIQPPGTSVKDQGQSLSRILETLKGLVFEKSSDGFQEDKRNKKKVTKKLKQRLTQLMECTQPMTQEEGLDVTDVWSLKLVDRWRLYKYWLELFKTHAERKLRDYIEEFERLSLQLKEINEEEDRRIMTDAKIIGMTTTGAAKYRSILKQVNPKIVIIEEAAEVLESHIITTLTKDCEHLILIGDHQQLRPNPSVYDLARSYNLDISLFERMIKNGIQYDKLSLQHRMRPEIAELMKHIYTSLQNHDSVKHYEEINGIGKNFFFIEHEEEEELMEEIQSRSNTHEATYLVSLCKYLLQQGYQPAQITILTMYTAQLIEIKHMMPKDIFSGVRVCPVDNFQGEENDIILLSLVRSNPEGSIGFLGIANRVCVALSRARMGFYCIGNFRLLLEKNKLWKKIITDLRPRGNIGKALQLYCRKHPNVIINCSCKDDFDASPDGGCKEPCDYRLDCGHVCKRYCHPYDLDHNEYNCEAPCQILCKEGHPCPLLCHEGCTDCQVFTDKVIPSCGHTQKMLCYQDVTLFHCKEPCPKISKCGHMCTKLCWQACPIFCEKQVEKSIPGCGHTQVMKCSEDPQVYICGEPCEKHLSCSHLCQNKCGEKCSEKCHIPVVHEDWLCGHKVNGPCFLTARDCPIPCNSNLDCGHTCKGRCGECKNGQEHVQCDLSCNKSLQCGHQCTKKCHEDCIMACMEVVVRKVEDCGHNVMMRCCEKMVSCPMYCGAMLRCGHKCSGRCGLCKAVGSHNFCTQKCGRKLICGHTCFKPCFQSCGPCELPHNQFCAHRTRGRDCNSPCLWKCVHHRCYRKCHEPCDRPRCNHPCTLELRCGYGHRCIGLCGDICPNLCRQCNRSQLEASAAFFGRRYTKKSRFVQLNCGHVYEMKDLDRLMVGITAKSAASSTVIGMKSCPKCSKTILNCSRYSQVIKQSFKDIKRTMIKLEQESDEFYLDGAKDQIRHMVNAVIFPQHRSLFNDNIENAKDLQSIIDIEYNVMVYRELALARCNLQNVLLAFENHASDHSHVVGIIPKSFEDDTKQIINDIDVWMNKAGGLTTGLMKDLYKSAFQFASFRLFERLVLKPTTDIYKHCINSTIQNLQLNLRRLKAENNQILSTLIIPSTPEAVSRNKYRSWVVGDWLKCPNDHIFYNPQMMTLEKEGENRDGLSMPHCKECLGAGQSGD